A genomic stretch from Pagrus major chromosome 3, Pma_NU_1.0 includes:
- the med10 gene encoding mediator of RNA polymerase II transcription subunit 10, with protein MAEKFDNLEEHLEKFIENIRQLGIIVSDFQPSSQAGLNQKLNFMISGLQDIEKCRQQLHEINVPLEVFEYIDQGRNPQLYTKECLERALARNEQVKGKIDTMTKFKSLLISELSKVFPEEMSKYKAIHGEDAPS; from the exons ATGGCTGAAAAATTTGATAACCTGGAGGAGCACCTGGAGAAATTCATCGAGAATATTCGACAGTTGGGAATCATCGTCAGCGACTTCCAGCCCAGCAGCCAGGCAGGACTCAACCAGAAACT AAATTTCATGATATCTGGACTACAAGACATCGAGAAGTGCCGTCAGCAGCTTCACGAGATCAACGTACCGCTGGAGGTCTTTGA ATACATTGACCAAGGTCGCAACCCTCAGCTGTACACCAAGGAATGTTTGGAGAGAGCCTTGGCGAGGAACGAGCAGGTCAAAGGGAAGATTGACACCATGACG AAATTCAAGAGCCTTCTAATCTCTGAGCTCAGCAAAGTCTTCCCAGAGGAGATGTCCAAGTATAAGGCCATACATGGAGAAGATGCCCCCTCCTAG